In a genomic window of [Empedobacter] haloabium:
- a CDS encoding glutaredoxin family protein: MPTHFTLYSRSWCHLCEDMLAALEKLRTPEHPFTVEVIDVDADPALVERFDELVPVLFAALDQPELCHYFLDEAAVRAVLQAS; this comes from the coding sequence TTGCCAACCCACTTCACCCTCTATTCCCGCAGCTGGTGTCACCTGTGCGAAGACATGCTCGCCGCCCTGGAAAAGCTGCGCACGCCCGAGCACCCGTTTACCGTCGAGGTGATCGACGTGGACGCCGACCCCGCGCTGGTCGAGCGCTTCGACGAGCTGGTGCCCGTGCTGTTCGCCGCGCTGGACCAGCCCGAGCTGTGCCATTACTTCCTCGATGAGGCCGCTGTCAGGGCGGTCCTGCAAGCCAGTTAA
- a CDS encoding DegQ family serine endoprotease: MVSAGILFAPAMVGLAPAHAAAPAVAGLPDFSDMVDKVGPAVVNIRTTERLRMRDDGPDQDEMQEFFRRFFGGQMPTPRGPQAPRGGRRAVPQEQEVQRGVGSGFIISADGYVLTNAHVVAGADEVYVTLTDKREFKAKVLGSDVSTDVALLKIDGGKLPALTMGDPSKIRVGEWVIAIGSPFNLENTVTAGIISAKSRDTGEYLPLIQSDVAVNPGNSGGPLINMRGEVIGINSQIATLSGGYNGISFAVPIDEAMRVADQLKKSGKVTRGRIGVSVGEVSREVAESLGLKGARGAEVSQVEAGGPAAKAGLKPGDIIVKFNGTEINKSSDLPRLVGNTAPNSKATVTVWRTGALVDLPVVVAERESDQASAPGRGGERGKPKAEGAANALGFKVSDLSAAEKKELGGTGVKVDATEGVAAAAGLRQGDILLQLNNTAIVDAKQFAALVAKLDPKKPSVVLVRRGDTSQFVSLRPTAR, encoded by the coding sequence ATGGTCAGCGCGGGTATCCTGTTCGCTCCCGCAATGGTTGGCCTGGCGCCGGCCCATGCGGCCGCGCCTGCCGTCGCGGGTCTGCCCGACTTCTCCGACATGGTGGACAAGGTCGGCCCCGCCGTCGTCAATATCCGCACCACCGAACGTCTGCGCATGCGCGACGACGGTCCGGACCAGGACGAGATGCAGGAATTCTTCCGCCGCTTCTTCGGCGGCCAGATGCCGACCCCGCGCGGCCCGCAGGCGCCGCGTGGCGGCCGCCGCGCCGTGCCGCAGGAGCAGGAAGTGCAGCGCGGCGTCGGCTCCGGCTTCATCATTTCCGCCGACGGCTACGTGCTGACCAATGCGCACGTGGTGGCCGGCGCCGACGAGGTCTACGTGACCTTGACGGACAAGCGCGAATTCAAGGCCAAGGTGCTGGGCTCGGACGTCAGCACGGACGTGGCGCTGCTGAAGATCGACGGCGGCAAGCTGCCGGCCCTGACGATGGGCGACCCCAGCAAGATCCGCGTGGGCGAATGGGTGATCGCGATCGGCTCGCCGTTCAACCTGGAAAACACGGTCACGGCCGGCATCATTTCCGCTAAGTCGCGCGATACGGGCGAGTACTTGCCGCTGATCCAGAGCGACGTGGCCGTCAACCCCGGCAACTCGGGCGGCCCGCTGATCAATATGCGCGGCGAAGTCATCGGCATCAACTCGCAGATCGCGACCTTGTCCGGCGGCTATAACGGCATCTCGTTTGCCGTGCCGATCGACGAGGCCATGCGCGTGGCCGACCAGCTGAAGAAGTCCGGCAAGGTCACGCGCGGGCGCATCGGCGTCTCGGTGGGCGAGGTCAGCCGCGAGGTGGCCGAGTCGCTGGGGCTCAAGGGCGCGCGCGGCGCCGAGGTGTCGCAGGTGGAGGCGGGCGGTCCGGCCGCCAAGGCCGGCCTGAAGCCGGGCGACATCATCGTCAAGTTCAACGGTACCGAGATCAACAAGTCGTCCGACCTGCCGCGCCTGGTTGGCAATACCGCGCCGAACAGCAAGGCGACGGTCACGGTCTGGCGCACCGGCGCCCTGGTGGACCTGCCGGTCGTCGTGGCCGAACGCGAATCCGACCAGGCCAGCGCACCGGGCCGCGGCGGCGAGCGCGGCAAGCCGAAAGCCGAAGGCGCCGCCAACGCGCTGGGCTTCAAGGTCAGCGACCTGTCGGCCGCCGAGAAGAAGGAGCTGGGCGGCACGGGTGTCAAGGTGGACGCGACCGAGGGTGTGGCGGCCGCGGCCGGCCTGCGCCAGGGCGACATCCTGCTGCAGCTGAACAATACGGCCATCGTCGACGCCAAGCAGTTCGCCGCGCTGGTGGCCAAGCTCGATCCGAAGAAGCCGTCGGTGGTGCTGGTGCGCCGGGGCGATACGTCGCAGTTCGTGTCGCTGCGGCCCACCGCGCGCTGA
- a CDS encoding sigma-E factor negative regulatory protein, translated as MNTTRLQENISALTDGELPACDIELTMAALADPQGRAAWDMYRLIGDVLRTDAAAVDPSPGFAARLAARLAAQPGTEEAPDAVGAGAAAGEAAAEDPASVAEQVDDAGAGAAGATGGGAAGSDGALPLAAHGGGVPPNPAAAAPASDGAALLR; from the coding sequence ATGAACACGACTCGACTGCAGGAAAACATCTCGGCGCTGACGGATGGCGAGTTGCCCGCTTGCGACATCGAGCTGACGATGGCGGCGCTGGCCGACCCGCAGGGCCGGGCTGCCTGGGATATGTACCGCCTGATCGGCGACGTGCTGCGCACCGATGCGGCCGCGGTCGACCCGTCGCCAGGCTTTGCCGCCCGGCTGGCCGCCCGGCTGGCCGCGCAGCCCGGAACCGAGGAGGCGCCTGATGCGGTCGGGGCCGGTGCCGCCGCTGGCGAGGCCGCCGCCGAAGACCCTGCCTCGGTGGCGGAGCAGGTCGATGACGCAGGTGCAGGTGCCGCCGGCGCGACCGGCGGCGGCGCGGCGGGGAGCGACGGCGCCTTGCCGCTGGCCGCCCATGGCGGCGGCGTCCCGCCCAACCCGGCTGCGGCAGCGCCGGCGAGCGATGGCGCGGCGCTGCTGCGCTAG
- the rpoE gene encoding RNA polymerase sigma factor RpoE, with the protein MTTDRESDQLLVERVQAGERQAFDLLVSKYQRRLMRLVARIVRDPAEAEDVVQETFIKAFRALRHFRGDAAFYTWLYRIGINTAKNYLSTQSRRTSGAADVEAAAAEAGEGGGGPRDINTPESVLASKQIAQTVNAAMDALPVDLRTAILLREIEGMSYEEISAIMSCPIGTVRSRIFRAREVIAEKLRPLLDVPIDKRW; encoded by the coding sequence GTGACGACAGACCGTGAAAGCGATCAGCTGCTGGTCGAACGAGTCCAGGCAGGTGAGCGGCAGGCATTCGATCTGCTGGTATCGAAGTATCAGCGCAGGCTGATGCGGCTGGTGGCGCGCATCGTGCGCGACCCGGCGGAGGCGGAAGACGTGGTCCAGGAAACGTTCATCAAGGCGTTCCGTGCGCTGCGCCATTTCCGCGGCGATGCCGCGTTCTATACGTGGCTGTACCGCATCGGCATCAACACGGCAAAAAACTACCTGAGCACGCAAAGCCGGCGCACGTCCGGCGCCGCGGACGTGGAAGCCGCCGCGGCCGAGGCGGGCGAGGGGGGCGGTGGGCCGCGCGACATCAACACGCCCGAGTCGGTGCTTGCCAGTAAGCAGATCGCGCAGACCGTCAACGCGGCGATGGATGCGTTGCCGGTGGACCTGCGCACCGCGATCCTCCTGCGCGAGATCGAAGGAATGAGCTATGAGGAAATCTCCGCCATCATGTCCTGCCCCATCGGCACGGTGCGCAGCCGGATCTTCCGCGCCCGCGAGGTGATTGCGGAAAAATTGCGTCCCTTGCTCGATGTGCCGATTGACAAGCGCTGGTAG
- a CDS encoding protein YgfX, with protein sequence MSIAVSALILPSRRLWRLHALLHLLVLLAAACAPDAALRLALAAAAALAACRAHGLVNLARLDISGVGAMRLAVYPLLAARAPATRGTAPAVHAAARAPPDAWAGQAREVRLLPGSTLWPGLMLLRLRGDDGAVQWLAVLPDSVGAEAWRRLALAVRAVAAQAPAAHGTG encoded by the coding sequence ATGTCGATTGCCGTCTCCGCATTGATCCTGCCGTCGCGGCGGCTGTGGCGCCTGCACGCGCTGTTGCATCTGCTCGTGCTGCTGGCCGCGGCCTGCGCGCCGGATGCGGCACTGCGGCTGGCGCTGGCGGCAGCAGCGGCGCTGGCGGCGTGCCGTGCACACGGCCTTGTCAATCTCGCGCGACTTGATATTTCGGGTGTCGGCGCGATGCGGCTGGCGGTATACCCATTGTTAGCGGCGCGTGCGCCGGCGACGCGCGGCACGGCGCCAGCGGTGCATGCGGCGGCGCGCGCGCCACCGGACGCCTGGGCGGGCCAGGCGCGCGAGGTGCGGCTGCTGCCCGGTTCCACGCTGTGGCCCGGACTGATGCTGCTAAGGCTGCGCGGCGACGATGGTGCCGTGCAGTGGCTGGCCGTGCTGCCGGACAGCGTGGGCGCGGAAGCATGGCGGCGGCTGGCGCTGGCGGTGCGCGCCGTCGCGGCGCAGGCGCCGGCCGCGCACGGCACGGGCTGA
- the fabF gene encoding beta-ketoacyl-ACP synthase II produces the protein MSSKNRRVVVTGLGCVAPVGNTIAEAWSAITEGKSGIANITKFDASAFSTRFAGEVKNFNVEQYIDAKAARHMDTFIHYGMAAGIQAIEDSGLVVTEENADRIGVIIGSGIGGLPMIEEQKEDYDKRGPRRISPFFVPASIINMISGNLSIKYNMRGPNLAIVTACTTGLHSIGAAARLIEYGDADAMVAGGSEATVSPLGLGGFATARALSTRNDDPTAASRPWDKDRDGFVLGEGAGVMVLEEYEHAKARGAKIYAELHGFGMSGDAYHMTSPLEDGSGGSKATIAALKSAGVNPDQVQYVNAHGTSTPPGDVAEVLGIKRTFGEHAKNLVISSTKSMTGHLLGGAGGLEAVFTVLAIHHQVAPPTINLFNQDPECDLDFCANVARPMHIQYAVKNSFGFGGTNGSLVFGKV, from the coding sequence TTGAGTTCTAAAAACCGTCGTGTGGTGGTAACCGGTCTCGGTTGCGTGGCCCCGGTCGGCAATACGATTGCCGAAGCGTGGAGCGCGATTACCGAGGGCAAATCCGGTATCGCCAACATCACCAAGTTTGATGCCAGTGCGTTCTCGACCCGTTTTGCCGGCGAGGTCAAGAACTTCAACGTCGAGCAATATATCGACGCCAAGGCGGCCCGTCATATGGATACCTTCATCCATTACGGCATGGCTGCTGGTATTCAGGCGATCGAGGATTCCGGTCTGGTCGTCACCGAGGAAAACGCCGATCGTATCGGCGTGATCATCGGCTCCGGCATCGGTGGCCTGCCGATGATCGAAGAACAGAAGGAAGACTACGACAAGCGCGGTCCGCGCCGTATTTCGCCGTTCTTCGTGCCGGCTTCGATCATCAACATGATCTCCGGCAATCTCTCGATCAAGTACAACATGCGTGGCCCGAACCTGGCCATCGTGACCGCCTGTACCACCGGCTTGCACAGCATCGGCGCGGCGGCACGCCTGATCGAGTACGGCGATGCCGACGCGATGGTGGCCGGCGGCTCCGAAGCCACCGTCTCGCCGCTGGGCCTGGGCGGTTTCGCCACGGCCCGCGCACTGTCCACGCGCAATGACGATCCCACCGCCGCGTCCCGTCCATGGGACAAGGACCGCGACGGCTTCGTGCTGGGCGAGGGTGCCGGCGTCATGGTGCTGGAAGAGTACGAGCACGCCAAGGCGCGCGGCGCCAAGATCTACGCGGAACTGCACGGCTTCGGCATGAGCGGCGACGCGTACCACATGACGTCGCCGCTGGAAGACGGCAGCGGCGGCAGCAAGGCGACGATCGCCGCGTTGAAGAGCGCCGGCGTCAATCCGGACCAGGTGCAGTACGTCAACGCGCACGGCACCTCGACGCCGCCAGGCGACGTGGCCGAAGTACTGGGCATCAAGCGCACGTTCGGCGAGCACGCCAAGAACCTGGTGATCAGCTCGACCAAGTCGATGACGGGTCACCTGCTGGGTGGCGCGGGCGGCCTGGAAGCCGTGTTTACCGTGCTGGCAATCCACCACCAGGTGGCACCGCCCACCATCAACCTGTTCAACCAGGACCCGGAATGCGACCTGGACTTCTGCGCCAACGTCGCCCGGCCGATGCACATCCAGTATGCCGTGAAGAACTCGTTCGGCTTCGGCGGCACGAACGGCAGCCTGGTGTTCGGCAAAGTGTAA
- the acpP gene encoding acyl carrier protein produces MSDIEQRVKKIVAEQLGVAEADIKNESSFVDDLGADSLDTVELVMALEDEFEMEIPDEQAEKITTVQQAIDYATAHVKA; encoded by the coding sequence ATGTCCGATATCGAACAACGCGTTAAGAAGATCGTCGCCGAACAACTGGGCGTCGCCGAAGCAGACATCAAGAACGAATCGTCCTTCGTCGATGACCTGGGCGCCGACTCCCTCGACACCGTTGAGCTGGTCATGGCACTGGAAGACGAATTCGAAATGGAAATCCCTGACGAACAAGCTGAAAAGATCACCACCGTTCAGCAAGCCATCGACTACGCGACCGCGCACGTCAAGGCCTGA